Part of the Aureitalea marina genome, AGGCAATAGAAATCCTAGCCGTGGTCTGCGAACCACAACCCGCACGATAACTTAAAACCTTGTGGTCAAAATTGAAGTGCAGCGTTTGTCCTGCAGTGAAAGATGTACTGCTGTCAAAGCGAATTTCATGATTGGTTGTTCAAATAAGAGAAGAATGCCCCAACTGCAATTTTCTCGATTCTTATCTCAAATATAAGTAGGAAAATGCGTTCAAATAAAAAGTTAAACAAACTATTAGTTGAACTGATGAATTTTCTCGATGAACTACTCAATTAAAAACAAAAATGACTGAATTTTTGTAGGAATTAGTTATACGTATTTATACTTACATGCCTATTTTACAAGGGTTAAATGAACATCTCCTTGTAGGTAATCCTGTTCCGCAAACCTCTATTGCATCCACTGGTATGTGCGTCAAAACTACCGTATATTTGCGCCGAAAAACCAGACATTCCATGTCCTTATTGACAGAAATTGACAGACGAAAGACCTTCGGGATCATCTCTCACCCGGATGCGGGAAAGACTACATTAACAGAAAAGCTTCTGTTGTTTGGTGGTGCCATCCAGGAAGCTGGAGCTGTTAAAAGCAACAAGATTAAAAAAGGTGCTACGAGCGATTTCATGGAGATAGAGCGACAAAGAGGAATCTCTGTAGCCACATCTGTTCTAGCCTTTGAATATCAAGGAATTAAGATCAATATCTTAGATACTCCTGGTCACAAGGATTTTGCCGAAGATACCTTCCGAACATTAACTGCAGTAGACAGCGTAATTGTGGTTATAGATGTGGCTAAGGGTGTGGAGGAGCAGACCGAAAAATTGGTAGAGGTCTGTAGAATGCGAAACATCCCCATCATTGTATTTGTAAATAAACTGGACCGGGAAGGAAAGGATGCCTTCGATCTTTTAGACGAGATCGAGCAGAAATTACATCTTAGAGTTACGCCTTTGAGCTTTCCGATTGGAATGGGATATGATTTTAAGGGGATCTATAACATCTGGGAGAAGAATGTCAATCTTTTTGAGGGCAGTAAACGGCAGGAGATCGAGGATTCAATTCACATAGAGAATTTAGAATCCGAGGAATTGGATCAATTGGTAGGTTCTGATGCTGCCGATCAACTCCGTGAAGAGCTAGAATTGGTATACGAGGTTTACCCTAATTTTGACCGGGAAGCTTATTTAGAGGGGGCACTACAGCCTGTTTTCTTTGGCTCTGCCCTGAATAATTTTGGGGTTCGCGAATTGCTGGATTGTTTTG contains:
- a CDS encoding peptide chain release factor 3 produces the protein MSLLTEIDRRKTFGIISHPDAGKTTLTEKLLLFGGAIQEAGAVKSNKIKKGATSDFMEIERQRGISVATSVLAFEYQGIKINILDTPGHKDFAEDTFRTLTAVDSVIVVIDVAKGVEEQTEKLVEVCRMRNIPIIVFVNKLDREGKDAFDLLDEIEQKLHLRVTPLSFPIGMGYDFKGIYNIWEKNVNLFEGSKRQEIEDSIHIENLESEELDQLVGSDAADQLREELELVYEVYPNFDREAYLEGALQPVFFGSALNNFGVRELLDCFVEIAPKPRPKESSTRLVKPEEEDFSGFVFKIHANMDPKHRDRLAFVKIVSGTFERNTPYLHVRNQKKLKFSSPNAFFAEKKQIVDVSYPGDIVGLHDTGNFKIGDTLTEGEQMEFKGIPSFSPEHFKYINNADPMKSKQLEKGIDQLMDEGVAQLFRLELNGRKVIGTVGALQFEVIQYRLEHEYGAKCSYEQLNVHKACWVDPEDANSEEFKEFKRVKSKFLAKDKQGQLVYLADSAFTLQMTQQKYPSVKLHFVSEFDSVENG